A single window of Halobacillus naozhouensis DNA harbors:
- a CDS encoding aspartate aminotransferase family protein, translating into MKVKEEMDSLVKKDTDHLWHAMHRHVENQPTMVAESGEGAWFTDVNGNRYLDGVSGLWCLNLGHGRQEIIDAASEQMKQLSYFPLTLSHVPAINLSAKISQLLGGSYKTFFSNSGSEANEAAFKIARQYHDQNGNPGKYKFISRYRAYHGTTLGALSATAQANRRMKYDPGVPGFLHTTPPYSYRSLFDQDAEKSDLIAAEMIDQMITWEGADSVAGVIMEPFISGGGVIIPSKAYLKRVSEICKKHDVLLIMDEVVSGFGRTGKMFGFMHTEDVEPDIVTMAKGLTSGYLPLGATAVKSDIYEKFKETGDHNHFRHVSTYGGHPASCAVALKNIEIIERENLVNRVDELGNSILGKLKELIEHENVGEVRSVGFLYGIEMVEDKQTKKPASDELIGSIIGKCKENGLIIGRNGDTIPGYNNVLIVAPPLSSTEDDLEFLVDTVKSAFYGLKAYVKIQKTRKN; encoded by the coding sequence ATGAAGGTAAAAGAAGAAATGGATAGTTTGGTGAAAAAGGATACGGATCATCTATGGCATGCCATGCATCGTCATGTTGAAAATCAACCGACAATGGTCGCGGAGTCTGGTGAGGGTGCATGGTTTACAGATGTGAATGGGAATAGATACTTAGATGGTGTATCAGGTTTATGGTGTTTGAATTTAGGTCATGGACGTCAAGAAATAATCGATGCTGCGTCTGAGCAGATGAAGCAATTATCCTATTTTCCATTGACGTTGAGTCATGTCCCGGCCATTAACCTTTCTGCGAAAATCAGTCAGCTTTTAGGGGGATCCTATAAAACCTTTTTTTCCAATAGTGGATCAGAAGCAAATGAGGCTGCTTTTAAAATTGCCCGGCAATATCATGATCAAAATGGGAACCCGGGAAAATACAAATTCATTTCAAGATACCGAGCCTACCATGGAACAACTCTAGGGGCGTTAAGTGCAACAGCTCAAGCGAATCGCCGCATGAAATATGATCCAGGTGTACCGGGTTTCCTTCATACCACGCCTCCATATAGTTACCGTAGCCTTTTTGATCAAGATGCGGAAAAAAGTGATTTAATCGCTGCAGAAATGATTGATCAAATGATTACGTGGGAGGGGGCAGATTCCGTAGCCGGTGTCATTATGGAGCCGTTTATTTCTGGCGGAGGTGTCATTATCCCATCTAAAGCCTACTTAAAACGAGTTTCTGAGATTTGTAAAAAACATGATGTGCTTCTCATAATGGATGAAGTGGTTTCAGGCTTCGGACGTACCGGGAAGATGTTTGGCTTCATGCACACAGAAGATGTTGAACCAGATATCGTTACCATGGCAAAAGGATTGACAAGTGGCTACTTGCCTTTAGGTGCAACCGCAGTTAAATCAGACATCTATGAAAAGTTTAAAGAAACAGGCGACCATAACCACTTCAGGCATGTTTCCACATATGGGGGGCATCCAGCATCATGTGCGGTTGCCTTGAAAAATATAGAAATTATTGAGAGAGAAAATCTCGTAAATCGAGTCGATGAACTAGGTAATTCCATTTTAGGGAAACTAAAAGAGTTGATCGAACACGAAAATGTAGGGGAGGTAAGGAGTGTTGGTTTCCTTTACGGTATTGAAATGGTAGAGGATAAGCAGACCAAGAAACCAGCATCTGACGAACTGATCGGGTCCATTATTGGAAAATGTAAAGAGAACGGATTAATTATTGGTCGCAATGGCGACACCATACCAGGTTATAATAACGTACTAATTGTTGCACCACCTCTATCCTCAACAGAAGATGATTTAGAGTTTTTAGTAGATACAGTGAAGTCAGCGTTTTATGGTTTAAAAGCCTACGTTAAAATTCAAAAAACTAGAAAAAATTGA
- the ald gene encoding alanine dehydrogenase, translating to MIIGIPRELKNNEKRVAITPAGITAYRKEGHEIWVESGAGVGSGISDSEYKAAGATIMPSPQDVWEAEMVLKVKEPQPEEYQYFREGLILFTYLHLAAEPDLTEALLESRVTAIAYETIQLNNGALPLLTPMSEVAGRMSIQIGAHFLEKLNGGRGTLLGGVPGVQAGEVVIIGGGIVGTNAAKMALGLGANVTLLDINPNRLRELDNEFSGRINTVMSNEFNIAAAVEKADLLIGAVLIPGAKAPQLVVEDMVKTMRDGSVIVDVAIDQGGSIETANRISTHDKPTYVKHGVVHYAVANIPGAVSSTSTYALTNVTTQYGLLLASKGYKQAANENKALAQGINTLKGYVTHPAVAKALGLPYHPAELLLEDLATTSS from the coding sequence ATGATTATAGGGATACCTAGAGAGTTAAAGAATAACGAAAAACGTGTGGCTATTACACCTGCTGGCATAACGGCTTATAGAAAGGAGGGCCATGAAATTTGGGTGGAAAGTGGTGCGGGAGTAGGTAGTGGGATTTCTGATTCAGAGTATAAGGCAGCTGGAGCCACAATTATGCCTTCACCGCAAGATGTTTGGGAAGCTGAAATGGTGCTCAAAGTGAAGGAACCGCAGCCAGAGGAATATCAATACTTCCGTGAGGGATTAATCTTGTTCACTTATCTTCACCTTGCTGCGGAACCGGACCTTACCGAGGCGCTTCTTGAAAGCAGGGTTACCGCCATCGCCTATGAAACCATCCAACTTAATAATGGCGCCCTTCCATTACTAACGCCTATGAGCGAGGTAGCTGGAAGAATGTCTATACAAATTGGAGCTCATTTTTTAGAAAAGTTAAATGGAGGTAGAGGCACCCTTTTAGGTGGAGTTCCCGGGGTTCAAGCAGGGGAAGTCGTCATTATCGGTGGAGGCATAGTAGGGACGAATGCGGCTAAGATGGCACTCGGTTTAGGTGCAAATGTTACGTTGCTGGATATTAACCCAAACAGACTAAGAGAACTGGATAATGAATTTAGCGGCAGAATCAACACGGTTATGTCAAATGAATTCAATATTGCAGCGGCAGTGGAAAAAGCGGATTTATTGATTGGCGCTGTATTAATCCCCGGCGCAAAGGCTCCTCAACTGGTTGTAGAGGACATGGTCAAAACGATGAGAGATGGTTCAGTAATTGTTGATGTAGCTATTGACCAGGGGGGGTCTATTGAGACAGCCAATCGAATTTCGACTCATGATAAGCCAACGTATGTAAAGCATGGTGTCGTTCATTATGCAGTCGCAAATATCCCCGGGGCAGTATCAAGTACATCGACTTATGCATTAACAAACGTGACGACTCAGTACGGTTTATTGCTTGCAAGTAAAGGATATAAGCAAGCAGCAAACGAAAATAAAGCCTTAGCACAAGGGATTAACACGTTAAAGGGATATGTAACGCATCCAGCGGTAGCCAAAGCCTTAGGTTTACCTTATCACCCGGCCGAGTTATTGCTAGAGGATTTAGCCACCACTTCATCATGA
- a CDS encoding GntR family transcriptional regulator: protein MSLDHTNPIPLHIQLKEILEKKIFDGEYKTRIPSEREFMEQFSISRSTVREAINLLVRDGVLEKRKGKGTFVSFKPIQEWLGYLSSTTETIRGMGMKPGAKLIDHGIIKPDKSVSTLTGLDVAYFIKRVRYADDSPIAIENQYYPVEIGRKLEKYDLDNATLYDLLEKKLEINFADAEQMITSGPFHENDANLLGVSPASCTLIINRMIYDNEGDVVEYQEGFYRSDMYSFSINLSRRNS from the coding sequence ATGTCTTTAGATCATACAAACCCAATTCCACTTCATATTCAACTGAAGGAGATCCTGGAAAAGAAAATTTTTGATGGAGAATATAAAACCAGAATCCCCAGTGAAAGGGAGTTTATGGAGCAGTTCTCGATTAGCCGTAGCACAGTTAGAGAGGCTATTAATCTGTTAGTCAGGGATGGTGTTCTAGAAAAAAGAAAGGGTAAAGGGACGTTTGTTTCATTTAAGCCCATTCAAGAGTGGTTAGGGTACTTGAGTAGTACGACGGAAACGATTCGAGGAATGGGAATGAAGCCGGGAGCAAAACTAATTGATCACGGTATTATTAAACCTGATAAATCAGTTAGTACATTAACCGGACTTGATGTTGCATACTTTATTAAAAGGGTTCGATATGCAGACGATAGCCCAATCGCTATAGAAAATCAGTACTATCCTGTCGAGATTGGGAGAAAGCTTGAGAAATATGACCTGGATAACGCAACCCTTTACGATTTACTTGAGAAAAAATTAGAAATCAATTTTGCAGATGCGGAACAAATGATCACGAGTGGTCCATTTCATGAAAACGATGCAAATCTTTTAGGTGTATCTCCGGCTTCATGTACTTTGATCATCAATCGGATGATTTATGATAACGAAGGGGACGTCGTTGAATATCAAGAAGGCTTCTACCGTTCAGACATGTATTCGTTTTCTATAAATTTATCAAGAAGAAATAGCTGA
- a CDS encoding YeiH family protein yields MAQQPIAEKLDEVPSSGQQKKLGKRPNRALPWIGGIAFTFFIALLGLGLAKIPGFDRVGPLACAIIIAIICRQIWEYPEKIRPGIEFSSKKLLRYAIVLYGLKLNIAVIFNQGMPLLVRDIGTIVFAMAVMLLIAKWLKADFVLSLLLAVGTAVCGAAAIAAVSPIVKSEEEDTAIGVGIIALAGTIFALLYTVIRPFLPITNADYGVWSGVSLHEIAHVALAAAPGGEDALAIALLAKLGRVFLLVPLCFILMYWMKKKNANGAEKTKVDFPWFLIGFIGMSLFGSYVIGEHIQIPAAIMDGVADLSTFILTMAMVGLGLNVSFQALRTKASRPFIAMLITSLLLSFITFFTL; encoded by the coding sequence ATGGCACAACAACCAATTGCGGAAAAGTTAGATGAGGTACCTTCTTCAGGGCAACAGAAGAAATTAGGGAAGAGACCAAATCGGGCGTTACCGTGGATCGGCGGAATTGCATTCACTTTTTTCATTGCATTATTGGGGCTTGGGTTAGCAAAAATACCTGGGTTTGACCGTGTAGGCCCTCTTGCTTGTGCAATTATAATCGCCATCATTTGCCGTCAAATTTGGGAATATCCTGAAAAAATCCGTCCAGGCATCGAATTTTCCTCCAAGAAATTACTTCGGTATGCCATTGTGTTATACGGATTAAAGCTTAATATTGCCGTTATCTTTAACCAGGGTATGCCCTTGCTTGTACGAGACATTGGAACCATTGTTTTTGCTATGGCAGTCATGCTGTTGATAGCGAAATGGTTAAAGGCAGATTTTGTATTATCCCTTCTCCTTGCGGTCGGGACGGCCGTTTGCGGTGCAGCAGCTATTGCGGCTGTATCCCCCATCGTAAAATCTGAAGAGGAGGATACGGCGATCGGGGTGGGGATTATTGCTTTAGCAGGAACGATTTTCGCTCTGCTTTACACTGTGATTCGCCCTTTTTTGCCAATAACAAATGCCGATTACGGGGTTTGGTCCGGAGTGAGCCTACATGAAATTGCCCATGTGGCCTTGGCTGCTGCACCTGGAGGGGAAGATGCCTTAGCGATTGCTTTATTAGCTAAATTAGGTCGAGTTTTTTTATTGGTTCCTTTATGTTTTATTTTAATGTACTGGATGAAGAAAAAAAACGCGAATGGCGCTGAGAAAACAAAAGTTGATTTCCCTTGGTTTTTAATTGGCTTTATAGGCATGAGTCTCTTCGGAAGCTACGTCATCGGAGAGCACATTCAAATACCAGCAGCTATCATGGATGGCGTGGCTGATTTATCTACTTTTATTTTAACCATGGCAATGGTTGGGCTCGGGTTAAATGTCAGTTTCCAGGCTTTACGAACAAAAGCTTCCCGTCCGTTTATTGCGATGCTTATCACATCTCTACTGTTGTCTTTCATAACCTTTTTCACCTTATAG
- a CDS encoding PLP-dependent aminotransferase family protein, protein MLELTLKLNPHGGEPLYEQLYHHIKQEMELGNLTSGTKLPSKRKLSHHLQISQNTIETAYGQLVAEGYIEARPRKGFFVCEMEQNLFEIQRSVQYVEERLYGGSDYTFNFAYTGVDTDSFPFGLYRKLASEVIQNDNKDVLMMGHPQGEWELRQTIAEYIYESRGVRCSPSQIIVGSGTQYLMKILFQLLRGSIFAVEDPSYHRKMVTFEKETKQVEMVPLDGDGMLISHLEESEAGVALVTPSHQFPCGMIMPISRRMQLLNWAEEKEERYIIEDDYDSEFRYTGKPIPALQGLDSNDNVIYMSTFSKALLPSLRMSYMILPKSLAQVYQKDYFFYAQTVSRIDQEILQRFLQDRYWERHIQKMRGVYRKKRDALVSAISTYFPKCAEIIGQDSGLHLLVRANNGMTEHELIDQAAIYSVKVYPVSDYGMNDNKTVLLGFATLSEKKIQNAVQLLSEAWFG, encoded by the coding sequence ATGTTGGAATTAACACTGAAGCTTAATCCTCATGGTGGAGAACCGTTATATGAACAGTTATATCACCATATTAAACAAGAAATGGAATTGGGAAATTTAACATCTGGGACAAAGCTGCCCTCTAAGCGAAAGCTGTCCCATCATCTGCAAATCAGTCAGAACACAATTGAAACAGCTTACGGACAGCTTGTTGCGGAAGGCTACATAGAAGCACGCCCTCGCAAAGGGTTCTTTGTATGTGAAATGGAGCAAAATCTATTCGAAATACAGAGAAGCGTCCAGTACGTAGAAGAAAGATTATACGGTGGTAGTGATTATACCTTTAATTTTGCTTATACAGGAGTGGATACCGATTCATTTCCATTTGGACTATACCGTAAGTTAGCAAGTGAAGTAATACAAAACGATAATAAAGATGTGCTGATGATGGGGCACCCGCAGGGTGAATGGGAGCTGCGACAAACCATTGCAGAATATATATACGAATCCCGAGGTGTGCGATGTTCTCCAAGTCAAATTATTGTCGGATCCGGGACGCAATATTTAATGAAAATTTTATTTCAGTTGTTGCGGGGAAGTATTTTTGCTGTGGAAGATCCTAGTTATCACCGTAAAATGGTTACGTTCGAAAAAGAAACAAAGCAGGTAGAAATGGTTCCGCTCGATGGAGATGGGATGCTTATCTCCCATTTAGAGGAAAGCGAGGCGGGTGTGGCACTTGTTACACCATCCCATCAATTTCCATGCGGAATGATCATGCCGATTTCAAGGCGAATGCAGCTGCTAAATTGGGCGGAAGAGAAGGAAGAACGTTATATTATTGAAGATGATTATGACAGTGAGTTTCGCTATACAGGGAAGCCAATTCCGGCATTGCAAGGATTGGACTCAAATGACAATGTGATATATATGAGCACATTTTCCAAAGCATTACTGCCATCGTTGCGTATGAGTTATATGATTCTACCTAAATCGCTTGCTCAAGTGTACCAAAAAGACTATTTCTTTTATGCGCAGACCGTTTCACGAATCGATCAGGAAATTTTACAGAGGTTTTTGCAGGACAGGTACTGGGAAAGACATATCCAGAAAATGAGGGGCGTCTATCGTAAGAAAAGAGATGCACTTGTTTCAGCGATTTCAACATATTTTCCGAAATGCGCCGAAATCATTGGTCAAGATTCGGGTTTGCATTTATTGGTGCGTGCCAACAATGGCATGACAGAGCATGAACTCATTGATCAGGCGGCAATATATAGTGTAAAAGTATACCCTGTTTCAGATTATGGGATGAATGATAACAAAACAGTACTACTCGGCTTTGCGACTTTGTCGGAGAAAAAAATACAGAACGCCGTTCAGCTGTTGTCGGAAGCATGGTTTGGTTAA
- a CDS encoding DMT family transporter: protein MKKSRRIGLIMIISGATLWGLSGPMIQWFFHHTELSSISFLVVRLLLAGFFILSYLFFRKKNIFGIWKLPRHWIQLIIFAVFGMLGAQYVFIEAIHVSNAVTAMLFQFFGPVLITIYVAIQIKRLPSLTQFLAIITALTGLYFLITNGSVENVVLSKKAIAFGVLTMLGFTFYTLHPESLIKQWGTIVIVGWGMFIGGIVLFLSHQTFSVYSLTETLTINTFSMMILIIITGTLSFLFYIGILKYLSPTETSILASIEPLVAAIISVTWLNESFGAYQLLGGIFIIVAVIFLTIPKKEIELYAATQKVS from the coding sequence ATGAAGAAATCCCGTCGTATAGGTCTTATTATGATTATTAGTGGCGCAACGTTATGGGGACTGTCTGGTCCTATGATTCAATGGTTCTTTCATCATACTGAATTATCATCCATAAGCTTTTTGGTCGTTCGATTGTTGTTAGCAGGTTTTTTTATCTTGAGTTACCTATTTTTCCGAAAGAAGAATATTTTCGGGATTTGGAAGCTCCCACGTCATTGGATCCAACTTATTATTTTTGCGGTTTTTGGCATGCTGGGAGCTCAATATGTCTTCATTGAAGCCATCCACGTAAGCAATGCCGTCACTGCGATGCTGTTTCAATTCTTTGGACCCGTTTTGATCACCATTTACGTTGCCATTCAGATTAAAAGACTGCCATCTCTTACGCAATTCCTAGCTATCATTACAGCATTAACGGGACTCTATTTTTTGATTACCAACGGATCAGTGGAAAATGTTGTGCTATCAAAAAAAGCCATCGCCTTTGGTGTACTAACGATGCTTGGTTTTACTTTCTATACACTCCACCCTGAGTCTCTTATCAAACAGTGGGGGACCATAGTCATTGTCGGCTGGGGCATGTTCATTGGAGGGATCGTATTATTTTTATCTCACCAAACATTTAGTGTCTACTCCCTAACCGAAACATTAACCATCAACACTTTCTCTATGATGATCCTAATTATTATAACCGGAACCCTTTCATTTCTATTTTATATCGGAATCTTAAAATACCTATCTCCAACAGAAACCAGCATTTTAGCTAGCATTGAACCTCTGGTTGCCGCAATCATTTCAGTAACCTGGTTAAACGAATCATTCGGAGCCTACCAACTGTTAGGAGGTATTTTCATTATTGTTGCTGTCATTTTCTTAACCATACCAAAGAAAGAGATTGAACTATATGCAGCAACACAGAAAGTATCCTGA